CTGGCTTTTTCGGTGCTGTCGGTGGCGCTCATCATCGAGCGCTTAGTTTTTTGGGTGCGCATCAACCGCCGTCAACCGCGTGTTGTCCGCGACATTCTGCGCACCTACCAGCAAGATCCGCAGCTAGCACACCAACGGCTGCGCCAAAACGGCAACTTGCCCATGGCCCGCATCTTTCTGGAAGCAGTAGAGCTAGAGCGCGCCACCCCCGAAGAATTTCGCCTTGCTCTGGAGAGTGCCTCGCAGGCCGAGATTCCCACGCTCAAGCGCTTCAATACGGTCTTTGAGACGATCATTAGCCTCTCGCCACTGTTGGGACTGCTGGGCACAATCCTGGGCTTGATCCGCTCGTTTTCCTCGCTGGAGATCGGCGAGTTGGGTGGCGGCCAGACAGCAGCGGTGACCGGCGGCATCAGCGAAGCCCTGGTCTCGACCGTGATGGGCCTGGTCGTGGCGATCATAACGCTACTATTCGCCAATCTCTTTCGCGGGAACTACCAGCGCCAGCTCGCGCTCATTCAGGAGTACGGCGGTCAGCTGGAGCTGCTCTACCGCCGCCAGTACGAGCAACAGAAGCAGCAGAATCAACCGTCAGCGCAGCCCGACTATGCAACTACCTGAGGAGCCTGACAACCCACTCCAGATCAACATCCTGCCCATGATCGACGTTATTTTCTCGATCTTGGCGTTTTTTATTATCTCCACGCTGTTTCTAACGCGCTCGGAGGGACTGCCCGTCGATCTCCCCAGTGCCCAAACGGCGCAACCGCAGCAAAGTGCCCCCGTCAACGTGACGGTCAAATCCGACGGCACACTTGCCCTCAACCAAGAACCCGTGCAGCTGCAAAACCTAGGACCCCAGGTCCGCCAGCTGGCCCAACCCGGCAAGCGGACGCTGGCGATTGTCAATGCCGATGAGGGCGTCCCGCACGGCCGCGTGGTGCAGGTGCTGGATCGCCTGCGCCAGCTTGAGGGCGTCACGCTGGCGATCACGGCCGAGCGGGCAGAACAAAACCAGTCTCAATAGCGGCCCGAGCCAGTTATCTATCCCAATAAGGAGGCGGTGGGGAATGAGCCCCACCGCCTTACTTAATACAACCGATTGCCGGCGCTAGCGAACGGGCGACGGTTGGGCCGGTTCGCTCAAGGGCGAATCGCCACCGCCTTGGAAGTCTCCATAGGGCGAGGTGGGCGTTGGCTCCTCCACTGGGGGTTCCCCTTCAAGGGGGGATGGCGCCTCCAGCGGCGTTTCTTCCTCCAGCGGCGATTCCTCGTCGTAGGGCGAGACTTCTTCAGGCGCAGGCCGGTCTTGGGCGTCGAAGTCAGCAAACTGGCCCAGATTGAACAGCAAGGGAATGCCGCCCTGGCCGCCATCGCCGCCCATGACTAGGACGTTGGGCATCTGGGCGCCGCCTTGTTCCCAGGCCTCGATCGCCTCGCGCTGCAGTACGAGGCCGCCGCCCTGGACGCGCAAGCTCTCGGCCTGCAGGCGTTGGGCTTCGGCACGTCCCTTGGCGCGGTTGATCTCGGCTTGCGCTTTTTGCGTGGCCTCGCGCGCTACGTAGACCGCTCGTTGCGCTCGCTGTTGAGCGATTTGCTTGTCTTCGACCGCCTGAGCAAACTCTTCGGTGAACGACAGATCGATCACGCTGGTATCGAGCACGATAATGCCGTACTTATCCAGGCGTTCGTTGAGCGCTTCGTCAAAGCCCTGCTTCAACTCAGGACGCTTGGTGATAGCCTCTTCGGCCGTTCGTTTGGCCGCTGCCACTTTGAATGATTCTTGGGTCTGCGGCGCAATAACTTTGGAAACAACGTTTTCCAGCGTTCCTTGCGTCCGCCGGATTTCGACGACATTGACCGGATCCAGGCGGAAGTTAATGGCAAAGCTAGCTTCCAAATCCTGCAGGTCTTTGGTCGCACTCTGCGCCGGGATCTCGTACTTTTGAACGGTGACGTCGTAGACGTCCACTTTGGAGATGAGAGGGGGTTTGAAGTGAATGCCTTCTAGCAGTGCCCCCTCGCGGGCTTTACCAAAGATGCTGATCACGCCCGCTTCGCCGGGATTAATAATGACGAAGGAGTTAAATCCGATCAGCAAGACCAGCGCTGCGACAACCCCGCCGATCAGCGCTTGGACGGTTTGGGTGGACTGATTTTTCAAGTCTCTGGCTCCTTAACGGTAGCGGGTGAGCGAGCGTTCGCAGTGGCTCGTTTGACGAGCGACTCAAGCGGCTTGCCGCCGGTAGCATTGCGCCTTAGGCGGCTGCCCTAGCCTATCAGGTACCCGGCCAAAGCAGCCGTTCCAGGGGCCTATTGGGCGTTGCCGGTGGTCTCAGATGAAGCTTCGCCCTCGGTTTGAGCCGCGCCATCGCGCTGGAGGCAGTTGACGACGCGCAAAGTTGCAGTGGCTGCGTAGTTGCGTTGGGCGGGCCGATCCGGGGCAAACGCATCCCCTTCCTCGCCTCGGGGAGAGACAACGCCGCAGTAGGCCGACATCTGAGCAATCAGCTCGTTGGCCCAGTGGTCGGAGGTATCCGAGAACTGGGTGGGCTCTTGGGTTGCGGCCAGCTCCGTTCCTTGCTGGCGCTGGCTTTGGGCGTATCGCGCTAGTTTGCGCTCGATCGCCATGAGCTCGGCTCGCGTCACCGGGTCCTGGGGACGGAACTCGCCGTTGGGATAGCCCTCGACAATGCCGTTGTCTTTAGCCCACTGGATCTTGGCCGCGCTCCAGCGCGAGGGTTCTACATCCGGGTAGGGCGCACTCGAAACGTTGGCCGGAACGTCAACCGCTGTTTGGGGAATGCCCTTGGCGGCCTCAAGCGCAATGGAGACAATCTGCTCGCGCGTCAAGTTGGCCTCAGGCCGGAACTCGCCGTTGGGGAACCCAGAAATGAAGCCCATATCGACGGCTTGCTGGATCTCGGCCCGATAAATATCGGATTCAATGTCCGGAAAAGCCGGCTTACCTTGGGCTAGGTAAACGTGACCCAGTGTTTTGCCCTGATAGGTGCGCTTGGCAAAGCGCCACCCGTCATTGAGAAAGATCTTGAGAAATCCATCCCCCAATCCGCGCGTGCTGCCAATTTGGAGCGTTGGATTCTGCGAGTCGCGAGGTTCCCCAATCAGTTGCAGCTCGCCGTTTTTCTTCTCGATCCGGATTAGATAGTCTTGTCCCAGATCGATGCCGTTGCGGCGGATGGAGTAGCCGTTGCTGTCGGTGGCGCGCCCGCAAATGCCGCTAAAGTCAAAGTTGAGCAGCAGCGGCTCGACCTTGACAGGGGGATTGCTCGCCGATCCTTGGGTTTCCCAACACTGACGTTCGTTGCTTTTTTGCTCGATGACCAACAAGCTGTAGCGGTCATTGTTGGGGCCGTAGGGCTCGGCAACGGCAATGAAGTTGTTTTGATCGACCTGCTTACTCCCAAACGGCGCGCTCACTGCCCGCGCGCTGCCGGCTAGGGCAAGAGCCGAGCAAGCAGCCGTTGCGAGCGTTGCCAAGCGCCAAGACAGTGAAGCTTTCATCGTTCCATCCTTAAGCTATTACCTGAGCAACCCTAACGCTGGACTCTCCCCAGCGTTAGGAGCGGTTTTCGCCGGTTGAGGCTACCACTCCACTGGGACCAACGCGAATAACAGAACCTCACTGCCACAAAAGCCAGGGGAGCCCCCATACCTTCTATGAAGGGCCGGCTAGCCGCAGAGTTCCTGGGTGGCTAGCGCGTTTCAAAGCCCTGCAAGCCCTCCGGTTGCTGGTACTCAATGCTGACATCGCGCACCTCGGCAGCCGCTGGGCCGTGCTGGCACCAATCCAGCATCTGCCGAACGGCCGCTTCCTCTCCTTCTAGGACCGCTTCAACGCGGCCGTCAGGAAGGTTGCGGGCCCAACCGCTAACGCCCAACTGCCGTGCTTGGCTCAAAGCAGACAGGCGATACCCCACGCCTTGCACTTTGCCCGAAATCAGGGCGCGGGCGCGTGTTAGTTGCGGTTGTGCTGTTGCTGCTGCCATGGTTTGCTATCCCCGCTTGCAATTCCGGTTCTAAAGTGCCGATCGCCGCAAGACCCCCGACTCACACGGCGCTAACACTGGGACAGTCATTTAAGATTGGGTAAAGAGCATGGCAAGCGGCCGGTATTGGCCCCTAGGGTCGAGCCAAAGATCATGAGAGCGGTCATCGCAAGGCTGATCGAGCATTACGGGCTTGAGGTTAGCGGCAGTAGCGCCGAAAGTTGGGTTACCCATTGGCTTGAGACCTATGAGAGCAGCTGGGTGCGCCTGGCCGCGATCGAGGCGCTCTATCAGGGGCGCTACAAAACGGTTTCGATTGACTGGATCCTGAAGTGTTGGGGCCGGCGCGGGCACCCCACTTTTCACTTTGGTCCCGAGTTCGAGCGCTTGATCTGTCGGCGCCTCCCGCGCGATTTGCAGGCGCCCTCACCAGAGCTAGCTGAGGATGTCAAGGCGTTCGTAACGCCTAGCCTGCCATCCGAGTCGGGATCGGCTGAGGCAGCGCAGCCGGCAAGCGCCGATCACGCCCCCGCAGCCGGCCAGCCCGCAACGGCCGGGGCCTCCCATGCCGCGGCAAGCGCGCGCGAGCTGTCCCAATCGCCCACTGGTGGCGATCGCAGCCAGCCGCCCATCCACCAGTTCAGCCCCTCTCCCGATCGCTCCAGGTTCTACGCCAAACTCAAGGCCGTAGCTGCCCGCGGCCAATCTCGCAGTTGAGGCCAACCGCGACGAGCGCTCATGGATCTTGCCCCTTCGGCCTCGCTTTTAGCTTGCTTGCAGCAGCGGCGCCAGCGCCTGGCGCAGCACTTTGAGGGACCGGTCGTGCTGTGGTCCGGGCAAGCGCCTGCTAGCAATTTCCCGGCCAATCGCTTCCCCTTTCGCGCCAGCAGCCACTTTCTCTACTTTGCCGGCTTCCCGCTTGAGGGGGCGGCTGTCCGGCTCTGGGCGGGGCAACTCGAGCTGTATGTGGATGAAGCCCCACCTGAAGAAGCCCTCTGGCACGGTGAGATGCCGGGCCGCGAAGCGCTCGCGCAGGCCATGGGCGCGGCGTCAGCGCATCCGCTCGCCGAGCTGCCCCAGCGCGCCCAGGGGGCTGCCACCGTGGCAGTTCAGGATCCGGTGACCCACCAGCACCAGGCCAGCGCGCTGGCGCGCCCGGTCCCGAGCGCGTCGGCCGCCGAGGGTCCCGACCGGCAGCTGGCCGAGGCGATCGTGGCGCTGCGCCTGAGGCACGATGCCGCGGCGATCGCTGAGCTGCGCGAGGCAGCCGCCGTCGCGGTGGAAGCGCACGAAGCCGGAATGGCAGCAACGCCCAGCGCCACCACCGAAGCCCAAGTGCGCGCTGCCATGGAGGGGGCTATCCTCGGCCGCGACATGCGCTGTCCCTACCGCAGCGTGGTGACTGTCCATGGCCATGTTCTGCACAACAACCGCTACCGCAACCCGCTGCAAGCGGGCGATTTGCTCCTAGCGGATGTCGGTGCCGAAACACCGCGCGGCTGGGCCTCCGACGTTACGCGCACCTGGCCCGTCTCGGGGAGGTTTTCGCCCACCCAGCGCGCGCTCTACGAGCTCGTGCTGCACGCCCGCAATGCCTGCCTCGAGCGCGTTGCTCCCGGCGTCGAGTACCGCGACCTTCACCTGCACGCCGCTACCACCCTGGCGCAGGGCTTAGTCGATCTGGGCATCCTGCGCGGCCGGGCTGAGGATTTGGTCGCACAGGATGCGCACGCGCTGTTTTTCCCGCACGGCGTGGGGCACCTGGTGGGCTTGGACGTCCACGATATGGAAGATTTGGGCGATTTGGCCGGTTATACTGCCGGCCGCCAGCGCAGCGATCGCTTCAGGCTGGGGTTTCTACGCCTGGATCGGCCCTTGCAGGCGGGCATGGCGGTCACCATCGAGCCCGGTTTTTACCAAGTTCCGGCCATCCTCAACGACCCCGAGCGGCGCGAGCGCTACCGCGACGCGGTGAACTGGGAGCGCCTGCAGCAATTTAGCGACGTGCGCGGCATCCGCATTGAAGATGATGTTTTGGTCACCGAGGCCGGCTGCGAGGTGCTAACGGCCGACCTGCCCGCCCAGCCCGATGCCATTGAGGCCCGCCTAGCTGCTGCCCGCTAACGAGCTAGCCCTACCATGCGCCTGATCCAGCACAAAAAAGAAGCCTACTGGTTCTACCGCTTCGTTTCGCTTGCCTACGATCGCTACATCAATCCGTTTTTTTGGAACGAGCCCATGCGGGCGCAGGCGCAGGCGCTGGCGCGCCTGGATCGCCCGGATCTGCAAGTGGTGGATGTTGGGGCCGGCAGTGGGTTCGCCACTGAGGGCATCGTCCAGCAAGTCGCGCCCCAGTCGGTAACCATGCTGGATCAAAGCCCGCACCAGCTCGCCAACGCAGCGAAAAAGCCCGCCCTCGCCGACTGTCCCAAGCACGAAGGCGACGCCGAAGATCTGCCCTTTGCCACCGATCGCTTCGATCGCTACGTCTCCACCGGCAGCATCGAGTACTGGCCTGAGCCGCAGCGCGCGATCGCCGAGGCCTACCGCGTGCTCAAACCCGGCGGCATCGCCCTGCTGGTGGGCCCCCTGCAGCGCCAAAACCCGATCGCGCGCTGGCTGGCCGATACGTGGATGCTGTTTCCCTCGCGCGAGGAGTACTACCGCTGGTACGAGCGCGCCGGCTTCCGCGACATCCAGCTCACCTACGTCGCGCCCGAGT
This is a stretch of genomic DNA from Cyanobacteria bacterium QS_8_64_29. It encodes these proteins:
- a CDS encoding primosomal protein; protein product: MKNQSTQTVQALIGGVVAALVLLIGFNSFVIINPGEAGVISIFGKAREGALLEGIHFKPPLISKVDVYDVTVQKYEIPAQSATKDLQDLEASFAINFRLDPVNVVEIRRTQGTLENVVSKVIAPQTQESFKVAAAKRTAEEAITKRPELKQGFDEALNERLDKYGIIVLDTSVIDLSFTEEFAQAVEDKQIAQQRAQRAVYVAREATQKAQAEINRAKGRAEAQRLQAESLRVQGGGLVLQREAIEAWEQGGAQMPNVLVMGGDGGQGGIPLLFNLGQFADFDAQDRPAPEEVSPYDEESPLEEETPLEAPSPLEGEPPVEEPTPTSPYGDFQGGGDSPLSEPAQPSPVR
- a CDS encoding SAM-dependent methyltransferase, producing the protein MRLIQHKKEAYWFYRFVSLAYDRYINPFFWNEPMRAQAQALARLDRPDLQVVDVGAGSGFATEGIVQQVAPQSVTMLDQSPHQLANAAKKPALADCPKHEGDAEDLPFATDRFDRYVSTGSIEYWPEPQRAIAEAYRVLKPGGIALLVGPLQRQNPIARWLADTWMLFPSREEYYRWYERAGFRDIQLTYVAPEWYDEGSNPFAIAIAGVKPQAGESPLELGPKAEQPDEPMTPQRWAAFVYRFVVGSLAGAAFVPIAIVRTALAKLRGNARRS
- a CDS encoding S-layer protein; the protein is MKASLSWRLATLATAACSALALAGSARAVSAPFGSKQVDQNNFIAVAEPYGPNNDRYSLLVIEQKSNERQCWETQGSASNPPVKVEPLLLNFDFSGICGRATDSNGYSIRRNGIDLGQDYLIRIEKKNGELQLIGEPRDSQNPTLQIGSTRGLGDGFLKIFLNDGWRFAKRTYQGKTLGHVYLAQGKPAFPDIESDIYRAEIQQAVDMGFISGFPNGEFRPEANLTREQIVSIALEAAKGIPQTAVDVPANVSSAPYPDVEPSRWSAAKIQWAKDNGIVEGYPNGEFRPQDPVTRAELMAIERKLARYAQSQRQQGTELAATQEPTQFSDTSDHWANELIAQMSAYCGVVSPRGEEGDAFAPDRPAQRNYAATATLRVVNCLQRDGAAQTEGEASSETTGNAQ
- a CDS encoding biopolymer transporter ExbD, with amino-acid sequence MQLPEEPDNPLQINILPMIDVIFSILAFFIISTLFLTRSEGLPVDLPSAQTAQPQQSAPVNVTVKSDGTLALNQEPVQLQNLGPQVRQLAQPGKRTLAIVNADEGVPHGRVVQVLDRLRQLEGVTLAITAERAEQNQSQ
- a CDS encoding acylphosphatase (catalyzes the hydrolysis of acylphosphate); translated protein: MAAATAQPQLTRARALISGKVQGVGYRLSALSQARQLGVSGWARNLPDGRVEAVLEGEEAAVRQMLDWCQHGPAAAEVRDVSIEYQQPEGLQGFETR
- a CDS encoding biopolymer transporter ExbB gives rise to the protein MSIEQFFTAGGIVAWPLLAFSVLSVALIIERLVFWVRINRRQPRVVRDILRTYQQDPQLAHQRLRQNGNLPMARIFLEAVELERATPEEFRLALESASQAEIPTLKRFNTVFETIISLSPLLGLLGTILGLIRSFSSLEIGELGGGQTAAVTGGISEALVSTVMGLVVAIITLLFANLFRGNYQRQLALIQEYGGQLELLYRRQYEQQKQQNQPSAQPDYATT
- a CDS encoding Xaa-Pro aminopeptidase, producing MDLAPSASLLACLQQRRQRLAQHFEGPVVLWSGQAPASNFPANRFPFRASSHFLYFAGFPLEGAAVRLWAGQLELYVDEAPPEEALWHGEMPGREALAQAMGAASAHPLAELPQRAQGAATVAVQDPVTHQHQASALARPVPSASAAEGPDRQLAEAIVALRLRHDAAAIAELREAAAVAVEAHEAGMAATPSATTEAQVRAAMEGAILGRDMRCPYRSVVTVHGHVLHNNRYRNPLQAGDLLLADVGAETPRGWASDVTRTWPVSGRFSPTQRALYELVLHARNACLERVAPGVEYRDLHLHAATTLAQGLVDLGILRGRAEDLVAQDAHALFFPHGVGHLVGLDVHDMEDLGDLAGYTAGRQRSDRFRLGFLRLDRPLQAGMAVTIEPGFYQVPAILNDPERRERYRDAVNWERLQQFSDVRGIRIEDDVLVTEAGCEVLTADLPAQPDAIEARLAAAR